The Echeneis naucrates chromosome 8, fEcheNa1.1, whole genome shotgun sequence genome has a window encoding:
- the LOC115048078 gene encoding peripheral myelin protein 22-like — protein sequence MLLILLGVLILHLIILILLIVSTAASAWTVDKTTSTDLWYSCISSQEGYHCKSADNEEWLQAVQALMILSLLFCFFSLVAFLYQLFRLVKGGRFFFTAIFQILASLFVMCGAIIYTVMSPEKASGPHFGYAYVLAWVAFPLSLISGLIYIVLRKKE from the exons atgctgttaatCCTGCTCGGAGTGCTCATCTTGCATTTAATCATCCTCATCCTGCTCATTGTGTCAACAGCAGCCAGT GCCTGGACTGTAGATAAGACTACGAGCACAGATCTATGGTACAGCTGTATTTCCAGTCAGGAAGGCTACCACTGCAAGTCAGCCGACAATGAAG AATGGCTCCAGGCAGTGCAAGCCCTCATGATCTTGTCCCTGCTCTTCTGCTTCTTTTCCCTCGTCGCGTTTTTGTACCAGCTCTTCCGACTGGTCAAGGGCGGACGCTTCTTCTTCACCGCCATCTTCCAGATCTTGGCAA GTTTGTTCGTGATGTGCGGGGCGATCATCTACACAGTGATGAGTCCGGAGAAGGCCTCCGGTCCACACTTTGGCTACGCCTACGTGCTGGCCTGGGTAGCTTTCCCTCTCAGTCTCATCAGCGGCCTCATTTATATCGTCCTGAGGAAGAAAGAATGA